A DNA window from Hordeum vulgare subsp. vulgare chromosome 1H, MorexV3_pseudomolecules_assembly, whole genome shotgun sequence contains the following coding sequences:
- the LOC123438627 gene encoding expansin-B3-like, with amino-acid sequence MLLPEHQSIAQPSNPAWSVRWYTTPTSLKKQRCFDMAPLSSKAVALVALSSLLVTYAAAGAGTFNDSAFTADPNWEDARATWYGAPTGAGPMDDGGACGFKNTNQYPFSSMTSCGNEPIFKDGKGCGSCYQIRCTNDQSCSGNPETVVITDMNYYPVAKYHFDLSGTAFGAMAKPGLSEKLRHSGIIDIQFKRVPCEFPGLKVTFHVEQGSNPVYFAVLVEYEDGDGDVVQVDLMEANSGTWTPMRESWGSIWRLDSGHRLQAPFSMRITNESGKTLVADKVIPANWEPSTFYRSIVQYS; translated from the exons ATGTTACTCCCAGAGCATCAAAGCATAGCTCAGCCTTCCAACCCGGCCTGGTCAGTGCGCTGGTACACTACCCCCACAAGCCTGAAGAAGCAGCGTTGCTTTGACATGGCTCCTCTCTCGTCTAAGGCCGTTGCACTCGTTGCACTGTCCTCCCTCCTCGTCACCTACGCCGCTGCCGGCGCCGGGACCTTCAACGATTCCGCCTTCACCGCCGACCCCAACTGGGAGGACGCCAGGGCCACCTGGTACGGCGCGCCCACGGGTGCCGGCCCCATGGACGACG GTGGTGCGTGCGGGTTCAAGAACACCAACCAGTACCCCTTCTCCTCCATGACATCGTGCGGCAACGAGCCCATCTTCAAGGATGGCAAGGGATGCGGCTCCTGCTACCAG aTACGGTGCACCAACGACCAGTCCTGCTCCGGCAACCCGGAGACGGTGGTCATCACCGACATGAACTACTACCCGGTTGCCAAGTACCACTTCGACCTGAGTGGCACCGCGTTCGGCGCCATGGCCAAGCCCGGCCTCAGCGAGAAGCTCCGGCACTCCGGCATCATCGACATCCAGTTCAAGAG AGTGCCGTGCGAGTTCCCTGGTCTCAAGGTGACCTTCCACGTGGAGCAGGGGTCGAACCCGGTGTACTTCGCCGTGCTGGTGGAGTAcgaggacggcgacggcgacgtggTGCAGGTGGACCTCATGGAGGCCAACTCCGGTACGTGGACGCCGATGCGCGAGTCGTGGGGATCAATCTGGCGGCTGGACTCCGGCCACCGCCTCCAGGCGCCCTTCTCCATGCGCATCACCAACGAGTCCGGCAAGACGCTGGTG